A region from the Algoriphagus machipongonensis genome encodes:
- a CDS encoding LysM peptidoglycan-binding domain-containing protein has product MIFGSKFQLAFLSCILFVSLNSFASNKITLDSVGVEKVGDKTFILHEVEPKETLFGISRRYQAAVGAIIESNEVLKQGLKIGQTIRVPFVAKSAIPEGAKLHKVVPGETLFSISKQYGVSVSEVMAWNELKGNDLSVGQSLIIENQSATPEPQPVAPVVEEEPKTTPVAAVETKTVSNNSNSEIPKQVAVQSEPAVSTPEKVESPAPKAAENAVPIAPGDWVTHEVKNGETLFSIANLYEARVEDVITWNALSSNNLKVGQKLKVGRGEVGPSTVPVVGTPRVVNSAEEMTIPSSSDKASGGFKNIKETGQAELIEGTGGHKKYLVLHRTAPVGTIMRIKNEENDITIFARVVGTLPETGDNARLVIKLSQAAYDQLKAVNARFPVEVMY; this is encoded by the coding sequence ATGATTTTCGGATCAAAATTCCAATTAGCCTTTCTTTCTTGTATTCTGTTTGTTTCTCTTAACTCCTTTGCATCCAATAAGATAACCTTGGATTCTGTGGGGGTTGAAAAAGTAGGGGATAAGACTTTTATCCTTCATGAAGTAGAACCAAAAGAGACGCTGTTTGGAATCAGTAGGAGATACCAGGCAGCCGTTGGAGCAATCATTGAGTCCAATGAAGTTCTTAAACAAGGCTTAAAAATAGGACAAACTATTCGAGTTCCCTTTGTTGCTAAGTCGGCTATTCCTGAAGGAGCGAAATTGCATAAAGTTGTTCCCGGAGAAACCTTGTTTTCAATCTCCAAGCAATATGGCGTTTCTGTCAGTGAGGTGATGGCCTGGAATGAATTGAAAGGAAATGACCTGAGTGTTGGGCAATCATTGATTATTGAAAATCAAAGCGCAACCCCTGAACCACAGCCAGTCGCTCCTGTTGTAGAAGAAGAACCAAAGACAACACCTGTAGCAGCTGTAGAAACTAAAACCGTATCAAATAACTCCAATTCAGAAATTCCTAAACAAGTAGCAGTTCAATCTGAGCCTGCGGTTTCAACTCCAGAAAAAGTGGAGTCTCCAGCGCCGAAAGCTGCAGAAAATGCAGTTCCTATTGCACCAGGAGACTGGGTAACACATGAGGTAAAAAATGGAGAAACACTTTTCTCTATAGCTAATCTGTATGAGGCTAGAGTGGAAGATGTTATTACCTGGAATGCGTTGAGCTCAAATAATCTTAAAGTTGGACAGAAATTGAAGGTTGGAAGAGGGGAAGTTGGTCCATCTACTGTACCAGTGGTAGGAACTCCTAGAGTTGTTAATAGTGCAGAAGAGATGACCATACCATCTAGTTCAGACAAAGCTTCCGGTGGGTTCAAGAATATCAAAGAAACTGGACAAGCTGAACTGATTGAAGGAACAGGTGGCCATAAAAAGTATTTGGTTCTTCATAGAACTGCTCCCGTAGGGACTATCATGAGAATTAAGAATGAGGAAAATGATATTACGATTTTTGCTAGAGTAGTGGGAACCCTTCCAGAGACTGGTGATAATGCCAGATTGGTGATTAAATTATCTCAGGCAGCTTATGATCAGCTAAAAGCGGTCAATGCTAGATTTCCTGTAGAAGTCATGTATTAA
- a CDS encoding TIGR02757 family protein: protein MHQLKDFLDQKVLEYNQPGFISHDPISIPHRFSKKQDIEIAGFFAAILAWGQRKTIINKCIELFQMMDNAPHEFLLHHSDNDLKPLVNFKHRTFNDIDTLYFVHFLSWFYKKHESLEEAFLLGWNSEINAMESMLISFHEYFFHLPDAPHRTRKHIANPARKAACKRINMFLRWMVRKDNKGVDFGIWDRIQPSQLICPCDLHVDRVGRKLGLITRKQTDWLTALELTQKLREFDPNDPVKYDFALFGLGVEEKF, encoded by the coding sequence ATGCATCAACTGAAAGATTTTTTAGACCAAAAGGTCTTAGAGTACAATCAGCCAGGATTTATCAGCCATGATCCTATTTCAATTCCGCATCGTTTTTCTAAAAAACAGGATATAGAGATTGCCGGTTTTTTTGCGGCAATTTTGGCCTGGGGCCAAAGAAAGACCATTATCAATAAGTGTATTGAGTTGTTTCAAATGATGGATAATGCACCGCATGAATTTTTACTTCATCATAGTGATAATGATTTGAAACCACTGGTGAATTTTAAACACAGGACATTTAATGACATTGATACGCTTTATTTTGTACACTTTTTAAGTTGGTTTTACAAAAAACATGAATCTTTAGAAGAGGCCTTTTTACTGGGTTGGAATAGTGAAATCAATGCAATGGAGTCGATGTTGATTTCATTTCATGAGTACTTTTTTCATTTGCCAGATGCACCTCATAGAACGAGGAAGCACATTGCAAACCCTGCCAGAAAAGCAGCCTGTAAAAGAATCAATATGTTTCTCCGCTGGATGGTGAGGAAAGATAACAAGGGGGTGGATTTTGGAATATGGGATAGAATTCAGCCATCCCAACTGATTTGTCCCTGTGACCTGCATGTGGATCGGGTAGGGAGGAAACTAGGTTTGATCACGAGAAAACAAACGGATTGGTTGACAGCTTTGGAGTTAACCCAAAAGTTGAGAGAATTTGATCCAAATGATCCGGTCAAATATGATTTTGCGCTTTTTGGGTTGGGAGTAGAGGAGAAATTTTAA
- a CDS encoding NfeD family protein, with protein sequence MKIKILLILLITSLIPNFLSAQGSPVKTIFSFKIDDDIDPAMNRRVKLALEKAKEESADLILIEMDTYGGAVNDADDIRTMLLESEIPIQVFINKDAASAGALISIACDKIFMAPGSSIGAATVVNGTDGAAAPDKYQSYMRSMMRSTAEAKGRDPKIAEAMVDENIEVEGVSEKGSVVTFSVSEAIKYGFCDGEYASINELIQDQDLSSALIINYENDLVEQVIAFFLNPAVSGFLILIIIGGIYFELQTPGIGFPILASIVAVILYFTPYYLNGLADNWEIIVFVLGIILLALELFVIPGFGIFGILGIICILSGLVLGMLPNQNFNFDFVPAADLFIALLTVILASIASVGFVFWLTPKVNEWKAFSHISLANTQQRKEGFTSSFYSDTLLGKSGRVHSRLRPSGRVEIDGEIYDAFSRGDFIDKDEKIIVISTEGTSLKVKKTEV encoded by the coding sequence ATGAAAATTAAGATCCTGCTGATTTTATTGATCACCTCTTTGATTCCCAATTTTTTAAGTGCTCAGGGAAGTCCTGTCAAAACTATTTTTTCATTCAAAATAGATGATGACATCGATCCGGCAATGAATAGAAGGGTGAAATTAGCGCTTGAAAAAGCCAAAGAGGAATCCGCTGATCTTATTCTGATCGAAATGGATACTTATGGAGGTGCAGTAAATGATGCTGACGATATAAGAACCATGCTCCTTGAATCAGAAATACCTATTCAAGTATTCATTAACAAAGATGCAGCATCTGCAGGTGCCTTAATTTCTATTGCCTGCGACAAAATTTTTATGGCTCCGGGAAGTAGTATTGGAGCAGCCACTGTAGTCAATGGAACAGATGGAGCCGCTGCTCCGGATAAATACCAATCCTACATGCGTTCGATGATGAGAAGTACAGCAGAGGCAAAAGGTCGAGACCCAAAGATCGCTGAAGCCATGGTAGACGAAAACATTGAAGTGGAAGGGGTCAGTGAAAAAGGATCTGTGGTTACATTCTCAGTTTCTGAGGCGATCAAATATGGATTTTGTGATGGAGAGTACGCTTCTATCAATGAGTTAATACAAGATCAAGATCTTTCCAGTGCTTTGATAATTAATTATGAAAATGATCTAGTGGAGCAAGTGATCGCTTTCTTCTTAAACCCAGCAGTAAGTGGTTTTCTGATCTTGATCATCATTGGTGGAATCTATTTTGAGCTTCAAACTCCAGGTATCGGCTTCCCAATCCTTGCCTCTATTGTAGCGGTCATTCTCTATTTCACTCCTTATTATTTAAATGGTCTGGCAGATAATTGGGAGATCATTGTTTTTGTTTTAGGAATTATCCTCTTGGCCTTAGAGCTATTTGTTATTCCAGGTTTTGGGATTTTCGGAATTCTGGGGATCATCTGCATTTTATCAGGATTGGTATTAGGCATGCTTCCTAATCAAAATTTCAATTTTGACTTTGTACCTGCTGCAGATTTATTTATAGCCTTACTTACGGTTATTTTAGCTTCCATTGCTTCCGTAGGATTCGTGTTTTGGCTAACTCCAAAAGTCAACGAATGGAAAGCATTCAGTCATATTTCCTTAGCAAATACCCAGCAACGAAAAGAAGGTTTTACTTCTAGCTTTTATTCTGACACCCTTTTGGGAAAATCAGGAAGGGTACATTCCAGACTAAGGCCAAGTGGGCGTGTAGAAATAGATGGGGAAATTTATGATGCCTTTTCTAGGGGTGATTTTATTGATAAAGATGAAAAGATCATTGTCATTTCTACCGAGGGAACTTCTCTAAAAGTTAAAAAAACAGAAGTTTAA